In Bacillus cereus ATCC 14579, a single window of DNA contains:
- a CDS encoding ABC transporter permease — protein sequence MYLAFKNIKSNKLFFLILLMSFFISFLSISIAALLTESKRNFISAFQIGFPEKNQILTVPIANATELEEIIPFIQDIFVKSDIYVEHLKALNSSGATKIIAVNLKDDYYWKPYISEGQYFHRENVNNMVVGDQTNVEELYEFDDTYKKIGTISRKDSDVGVAGIYVPLQNLPTISKKGIIASKQLQLTVVNPTSSIHNEIKKFMDRSKEVLSGDVQILNERDLQELHVTHIDPANKYYYKFILVAIVSGISAVLFWIYKKEREISLKKAVGASNISIYCELYIQILFISLVAMLLVFLVLEMFSGTIHTYFQTYLLKPLTPYVLVCNIVFIIFLTMFVTVIPIKHIINIYPGKHLRT from the coding sequence ATGTACCTAGCTTTTAAAAATATAAAAAGTAATAAACTGTTTTTCTTAATTCTCCTTATGTCATTTTTTATTTCTTTTCTTTCTATATCAATAGCCGCACTTTTAACAGAATCTAAACGAAACTTTATATCTGCTTTTCAAATCGGTTTTCCAGAGAAGAATCAAATTTTAACTGTTCCGATAGCGAATGCAACTGAATTGGAAGAGATAATTCCTTTCATACAAGATATTTTTGTTAAAAGTGATATTTATGTAGAGCATTTAAAAGCATTAAATAGTTCAGGGGCAACAAAGATTATAGCTGTGAACTTAAAAGATGATTATTATTGGAAGCCATATATTTCTGAAGGACAATATTTTCATCGTGAAAATGTAAACAATATGGTTGTTGGCGATCAAACGAATGTAGAGGAGTTATATGAATTTGATGATACATATAAAAAAATAGGAACTATATCAAGAAAAGACAGTGACGTCGGTGTAGCAGGTATATACGTTCCACTTCAAAACTTACCTACTATATCTAAAAAAGGTATTATCGCGAGTAAACAATTACAATTAACAGTTGTTAATCCTACATCATCTATTCATAACGAAATAAAAAAGTTTATGGATAGGAGTAAAGAAGTGCTTTCGGGAGATGTTCAAATACTGAATGAACGAGATCTTCAGGAACTACATGTGACACATATAGATCCAGCAAATAAGTATTATTATAAATTCATTCTTGTTGCAATTGTTTCTGGCATTTCTGCGGTTTTATTTTGGATTTATAAAAAAGAAAGAGAGATTTCATTAAAAAAAGCAGTAGGTGCTTCTAATATATCTATTTACTGCGAACTATATATTCAAATTTTGTTTATTTCTCTAGTGGCGATGCTGTTGGTTTTTCTGGTGTTAGAAATGTTTTCTGGAACAATTCATACGTATTTTCAGACATACTTATTAAAACCGTTAACACCATATGTATTGGTATGTAATATTGTTTTTATAATTTTTCTTACAATGTTTGTTACTGTAATTCCAATCAAGCACATTATAAATATATATCCCGGAAAACATTTAAGAACGTAG
- a CDS encoding MFS transporter — MKKSKLTFILYVVCISALLGSFAQNIYTPILPMIQNSFHTSLYLVNVTVSLFTFVLAIMQLVYGPLIDTKGRKSVLIPSLVISTIGSIGCAFSANIYLFLFFRAVQAIGIAAIPVVSATIIGDLFEGKERGEAMSLYQMLLALAPAMAPLIGGYLGSINGHLSVFLFLSTLGIILLIINISLLPETKPNIIKQSKAQKNYSLILKNKTGFSITLIGFIQFCIYFCFLVFLPSILTNSFHLTVDKIGLMFVPMSLSIMLGSFCYKFLQKRLTTKQALFITSFFNVICVVLFSFTYNINIPFIIIVTSLYGFSMGLSMPTHTTLLTEEFVQERATAIGMYNFIRYLGMGTGPLIGGFLLFNQNYFWIFFLGAIIFLLVILYTMKMLSFHSVQKAK; from the coding sequence ATGAAAAAATCTAAACTAACTTTCATTTTATATGTTGTCTGTATTAGTGCCTTACTCGGTTCCTTCGCTCAAAATATTTACACACCTATCTTACCGATGATTCAAAATTCTTTTCACACTTCTCTTTATCTTGTAAATGTAACAGTTTCACTTTTCACATTCGTTCTTGCAATTATGCAGCTCGTATATGGACCTTTAATTGATACAAAAGGGAGAAAATCTGTCCTTATCCCTAGTTTAGTCATTAGTACAATTGGTTCAATCGGATGTGCCTTTTCGGCAAACATTTATTTATTTCTCTTTTTTAGAGCTGTTCAAGCTATAGGAATAGCGGCTATACCTGTAGTTTCAGCAACGATTATCGGCGATTTATTTGAAGGAAAAGAACGCGGAGAAGCGATGAGCCTATACCAAATGTTACTTGCCCTCGCACCTGCAATGGCTCCTCTCATAGGTGGTTATCTTGGCAGTATAAATGGTCACTTATCTGTATTTCTCTTTTTATCTACACTTGGCATTATCTTATTAATTATAAACATTTCACTACTCCCAGAAACAAAGCCAAATATAATTAAACAATCTAAAGCACAAAAGAATTACTCTCTTATCTTAAAAAATAAAACTGGATTTTCTATTACTCTTATTGGCTTCATTCAATTTTGTATTTACTTTTGCTTTCTCGTTTTTTTACCGAGTATTTTAACAAATTCATTTCATTTAACTGTAGATAAAATTGGTCTTATGTTTGTACCAATGTCTCTTTCTATCATGCTAGGAAGTTTTTGCTACAAGTTTTTGCAAAAACGCCTCACAACAAAGCAAGCTTTATTTATTACGAGTTTCTTCAATGTTATATGTGTCGTTTTATTCTCTTTCACATATAACATCAATATCCCATTCATCATTATCGTTACATCTTTGTACGGTTTTAGTATGGGACTTTCTATGCCAACTCACACTACTTTATTAACAGAAGAATTCGTACAAGAACGCGCAACAGCTATCGGTATGTACAACTTCATCCGCTATCTTGGTATGGGCACAGGGCCACTTATAGGTGGATTTCTTTTATTTAACCAAAATTACTTTTGGATTTTCTTCCTAGGCGCAATTATA
- a CDS encoding MarR family transcriptional regulator, translated as MKHTTKQMEILSDIRTLLHKKEEHLKRQNEKFLRETGVSSMSLSELHVIECIGKNGLMNVTAITTEMGMTKGAISKICTKLFQKQFVEKLQMLDNQKEIFFSLTESGNEIYKAHEKLHKQAEEKWLLLLDGYTKEEQDFIQRFIKDVSGHLEI; from the coding sequence TTGAAGCATACAACGAAGCAAATGGAAATACTGTCGGACATTCGTACACTTTTGCATAAAAAAGAAGAACATTTAAAACGACAAAACGAGAAGTTTCTTCGTGAGACAGGTGTAAGTAGTATGTCTTTATCTGAGTTACATGTAATCGAATGTATCGGAAAAAATGGTTTGATGAATGTAACGGCAATTACGACAGAAATGGGCATGACGAAGGGAGCAATCTCTAAAATTTGCACAAAGTTGTTTCAAAAGCAATTCGTTGAGAAGCTGCAAATGTTAGATAATCAAAAAGAAATCTTCTTCAGCTTAACGGAGAGTGGGAATGAAATATATAAAGCTCATGAAAAATTGCATAAGCAAGCTGAAGAAAAGTGGTTGTTACTTTTAGATGGATATACGAAAGAAGAGCAAGACTTTATTCAAAGGTTTATAAAGGATGTCTCCGGTCATTTGGAAATATAA
- a CDS encoding patatin-like phospholipase family protein, which produces MLENTGLVLEGGGMRGVYTGGILEYFMEQDLYFPYVIGVSAGACHAASYLSRQRNRNKTVNIDYASHPKYLSYKNLWRKRQLFDMDFIFHEIPEKHVPFDFETYFNSPERFLVGTTDCETGQSVYFEKEGTNDDALNLLQASSSLPFIAPVVNYRGKQLLDGGISDPIPVRKAQEDGFKKSVVILTRNHGYAKKKSKFGWIAAKAYKKYPNLVNTMLNRYEVYNETLHYIEKEEQAGNLFVIRPEVPLQVDRMEKDTAKLQNLYEQGYEDAKRQFADLQAFLQK; this is translated from the coding sequence ATGCTTGAAAATACGGGGTTAGTATTAGAAGGCGGCGGTATGCGTGGTGTATACACGGGCGGGATATTAGAATACTTTATGGAACAAGATTTATATTTTCCATATGTAATCGGTGTATCAGCTGGTGCTTGTCATGCAGCGTCGTATCTTTCCAGACAAAGAAATAGAAATAAAACGGTCAATATTGATTATGCATCACATCCGAAATATTTATCGTATAAAAACTTATGGAGAAAACGTCAGCTATTTGATATGGATTTCATTTTCCACGAAATTCCAGAAAAGCATGTGCCGTTTGATTTTGAAACATACTTTAATAGCCCGGAACGTTTCCTTGTAGGAACGACGGATTGTGAAACAGGGCAATCTGTTTATTTTGAAAAAGAAGGAACGAATGATGATGCGCTAAATTTATTACAAGCGTCTAGTTCATTGCCTTTCATTGCACCAGTAGTAAATTACCGCGGTAAACAACTGTTAGATGGCGGGATTTCTGATCCAATTCCAGTTCGTAAAGCGCAAGAGGATGGATTTAAAAAATCAGTCGTTATTTTAACGAGAAATCATGGCTACGCGAAGAAAAAATCAAAGTTTGGATGGATTGCAGCGAAAGCTTATAAAAAATATCCGAACCTTGTTAACACGATGCTGAATCGTTATGAAGTGTATAATGAAACACTTCACTATATTGAAAAAGAAGAACAAGCTGGCAATTTATTTGTTATTCGCCCAGAAGTGCCGCTTCAAGTAGATCGTATGGAAAAAGATACAGCAAAACTACAAAATTTATACGAGCAAGGCTATGAAGATGCAAAGAGGCAATTTGCAGATTTGCAGGCGTTCTTGCAAAAATAA